In a single window of the Zea mays cultivar B73 chromosome 5, Zm-B73-REFERENCE-NAM-5.0, whole genome shotgun sequence genome:
- the LOC100283712 gene encoding RING-H2 finger protein ATL1R encodes MARILVEAPAGSGSPEDSINSDMILILAGLLCALVCVLGLGLVARCACSWRWATESGRAQPGAAKAANRGVKKEVLRSLPTVTYVSDSGKAEGGADECAICLAEFEGGQAVRVLPQCGHAFHAACVDTWLRAHSSCPSCRRVLAVDLPPAERCRRCGARPGAGAGISALWKAPTRCSAEGPTFLA; translated from the coding sequence ATGGCGAGGATACTCGTCGAAGCGCCCGCAGGCTCGGGCTCGCCGGAGGACTCCATCAACTCGGACATGATCCTCATCCTCGCCGGCCTGCTCTGCGCGCTGGTCTGCGTCCTCGGCCTGGGCCTCGTCGCCCGCTGCGCGTGCTCGTGGCGCTGGGCCACCGAGTCCGGCCGGGCGCAGCCGGGCGCCGCCAAAGCCGCGAACAGGGGCGTCAAGAAGGAGGTGCTGCGCTCGCTCCCGACCGTCACGTACGTCTCCGACAGCGGCAAGGCGGAGGGAGGGGCCGACGAGTGCGCCATCTGCCTCGCCGAGTTCGAGGGAGGCCAGGCCGTGCGCGTGCTGCCGCAGTGCGGCCACGCGTTCCACGCCGCCTGCGTCGACACGTGGCTGCGCGCGCACTCCTCCTGCCCGTCCTGCCGCCGGGTGCTGGCCGTCGACCTGCCCCCCGCCGAGCGGTGCCGCCGCTGCGGCGCGCGCCCCGGTGCCGGTGCCGGCATCAGCGCGCTCTGGAAGGCGCCCACGCGCTGCAGCGCCGAGGGGCCGACGTTCTTGGCGTAG
- the LOC103627565 gene encoding uncharacterized protein LOC103627565 codes for MEFTSSYFHAFGNPDLAAVVSGDGGSAQAHRPRRSTDGAKAEDGRSPTTTTARRAPSMFCVPDTEAEEPNGFLDECTLCRKALCGDIFMYRGDTPFCSDDCRREQIDMDRIRHRRKKQQALIAQQQQQQQAAAAAAMAQRDRRTQRQLQPQH; via the exons ATGGAGTTCACGTCGTCCTACTTCCACGCCTTCGGCAACCCCGACCTCGCGGCGGTGGTCtccggcgacggcggcagcgcgCAGGCCCACCGGCCGCGCCGCTCCACCGACGGCGCGAAGGCGGAGGACGGCAGGAGCCCCACCACCACAACGGCGAGGCGCGCGCCGTCCATGTTCTGCGTCCCCGACACGGAGGCGGAGGAGCCCAACGGCTTCCTGGACGAGTGCACCCTCTGCCGCAAGGCGCTCTGCGGCGACATCTTCATGTACAG AGGGGACACGCCATTCTGCAGCGACGATTGCAGGAGGGAGCAGATCGACATGGACCGCATAAGGCACCGGAGGAAGAAGCAGCAGGCCCTCAtagcgcagcagcagcagcagcagcaggcggcggcagcggcggcgatgGCGCAGAGGGACCGACGTACCCAGCGGCAGCTTCAGCCACAGCACTAG
- the LOC100278632 gene encoding FCS-Like Zinc finger 1: protein MGAAGPAGVHFLDACFLCRKPLAGNRDIFMYRGDTAFCSDECRSAQMAADEAAEKRRKARAVTRGAMFAREAEGPQESGKVRAGSSILAL, encoded by the exons ATGGGAGCAGCGGGGCCGGCCGGCGTGCATTTCTTGGACGCGTGCTTCCTCTGCCGGAAGCCGCTCGCCGGGAACCGCGACATCTTCATGTACAG GGGCGACACGGCGTTCTGCAGCGACGAGTGCAGGAGCGCGCAGATGGCGGCGGACGAGGCGGCGGAGAAGAGGAGGAAGGCCAGGGCGGTGACACGTGGGGCCATGTTCGCAAGGGAAGCGGAAGGCCCACAGGAGAGCGGCAAGGTCCGGGCCGGGTCGTCCATCCTGGCCCTGTAA